Proteins from one Harpia harpyja isolate bHarHar1 chromosome 24, bHarHar1 primary haplotype, whole genome shotgun sequence genomic window:
- the LOC128135758 gene encoding LOW QUALITY PROTEIN: E3 ubiquitin-protein ligase RBBP6-like (The sequence of the model RefSeq protein was modified relative to this genomic sequence to represent the inferred CDS: substituted 1 base at 1 genomic stop codon), whose product MSRVHYKFFSKLNYDMVTFNGLYISLRDLKLQIMGREKLTVASCDLQITNAQTKEEYTDGNALIPKNSSVIVRRIPAGGVKVTSKTCVISRTEPVSGTSKAIDDSPASLSVAHLAKTANLAEASASEEDKLKAMMTQSCHEYDPVNYMKKPLGPPPSSYTCHRCRKPGHYIKNCPTNGDESFGSVPRMKKSTGIPRSFLVEVKDPNTKGVMLTKTGKYAILCLNVEAYTRRKKEKPPFLPEEPSSSSSDDPIPDEILCLICKEIMTDAAIIPCCGNSYCDECIRTALLESEEHRCPKCHQTGVSPDALVANKCLRRAVSNFKNRAGYRKRHRQQIWHQQQQQLPLPPPPLVILTPPAALVTAAEPSTYLSLSISSLLEEKGCQIPVLRQPALPSHLGPQGQSTLTTGHPARASTICSAGGRPGWELGPNRGRLPSECTQRTQAPALPEPTPVFVPVPPAPSYPPARHALPLPLGVPPPPFPPQFPRGQPPSAGCTVPPPGYPPAPANTSSACVPRAVPMSHSITIPRTQASPFSREEFYREQRSLKEEEKKKSKLDEFASAFAKELMECKKIPKERRHSFPRSKPPYSASSYSRSFYTYSKSRSDSSPSRSPSRSFCRSHLHSYSXSRLYPRRGKGKSRNYCSRSRSPGNRAGNYPEKSSGRASHVIKDPTKSKEKEVEYPQDDGKGNKHKKYQKRRKGDENEGFPSFCEKSPRMEPPAKKVKEELPKTGSVETSSSQRGEKVLGTPQKIHPKVTKDHPETRPAKEEKAKKDHKENDSESNVSAKDEEAAGKNPKDPKEKSVDKVKEDTAAPAAVDQPEASRSQSRHSPESCDRDSGAISLQLDSGYKCH is encoded by the exons AATACACAGATGGTAATGCCCTGATTCCTAAGAACTCATCGGTAATTGTTAGAAGAATCCCCGCTGGAGGAGTTAAAGTCACCAGCAAAACCTGTGTTAT aagtcGTACCGAGCCAGTGAGTGGAACATCAAAAGCA ATAGATGACTCTCCTGCATCTCTTTCTGTGGCCCACCTTGCTAAG actgccaatctggctgaagccagtgcttctgaaGAAGATAAACTAAAAGCTATGATGACCCAGTCCTGCCATGAATAtgatccagtcaa ttacatgaagaaacccttgggtccacctccatcATCATATACTTGCCATCGTTGCAGAAAACCTGGCCACTATAtaaagaactgcccaacaaatggg GACGAAAGTTTTGGGTCTGTTCCCAGaatgaaaaagagcacaggaattccaaggagtttcttGGTGGAGGTGAAAGATCCCAATACGAAGGGTGTTATGCtgacaaaaactggaaaatacgCAATACTGTGTCTTAATGT ggaagcttatactagaagaaagaaggaaaagcctccctttttaccagaggagccatcctcttcctcctcagatgATCCTATTCCAGATGAGATTTTATGTCTCATTTGTAAGGagataatgactgatgcagctattattccctgctgtggaaacagttattGTGATGAAT gtattagaacagccttactggaatctgaggaacatagaTGCCCAAAGTGTCATCAGACAggtgtttcgcctgatgctttagtGGCCAACAAGTGCCTGCGCCGG gctgtgagcAACTTCAAAAATAGAGCTGGTTACAGAAAAAGGCACCGTCAGCAGATTTggcaccaacagcagcagcagctgccactgccgCCACCACCACTCGTGAttcttacacctcctgctgctctggtgactgctgctgaaccttctacatatttgtctctgtcaatcagcagtttgttggaagagaag ggctgtcagATTCCTGTACTAAGACAACCAGCATTACCAAGTcatctgggcccccaaggacaaTCAACACTtaccactg gtcatccagcgagagccagtacaatttgctcagcaggtggcagaccaggctgggaact AGGTCCAAATCGAGGACGCCTGCCCAGTGAATGTACCCAAAGGACTCAGGCCCCAGCACTACCAGAaccaacaccagtctttgtgcctgtgcctccagcTCCCTCGTATCCTCCAGCACGCCATGCACTTCCTCTTCCACTGGGGGTACCACCAccaccgtttcctcctcagtttccacgtggtcagcctccatctgctgggtgcactgtcccccctccaggatatcccccagctcctgcaaaCACGTCATCAGCTTGTGTTCCAAGAGCAGTACCCATGTCTCATTCAATTACCATCCCAAGGACACAAGCATCTCCTTTCTCTAGGGAGGAGTTTTACAGAGAACAACGGAGTCTTAAGGAGGA ggaaaagaaaaagtccaaaCTCGATGAGTTTGCAAGTGCTTTTGCTAAGGAATTGATGGAATGTAAAAAGATTCCAAAGGAGCGTAGGCATTCGTTTCCCAG gtccAAGCCTCCTTATAGTGCTTCATCTTACTCTAGAAGTTTCTATACCTACTCCAAGTCAAGATCAGATTCTTCCCCCTCTCGCTCCCCCTCTCGATCATTTTGTCGTTCCCATTTGCATTCCTACTCGTGATCGCGGCTGTATCCAagaagaggcaaagggaagagtCGTAACTATTGTTCTAGATCAAGGTCACCTGGTAATAGAGCTGGAAATTACCCTGAAAAATCTTCTGGAAGAGCGAGCCATGTCATCAAAGATCCTACAAAatcaaaagagaaggaagtggaATATCCACAGGATGATGGCaaaggaaataaacataaaaaataccagaagagaagaaaaggagatgagaaTGAAGGATTTCCTTCATTTTGTGAAAAGTCTCCTCGAATGGAACCTCCTGCGAAAAAAGTGAAGGAGGAGTTGCCAAAGACAGGCAGTGTTGAAACATCTTCCTCTCAAAGGGGTGAGAAGGTTCTTGGTACCCCACAGAAAATTCACCCCAAAGTGACAAAAGATCACCCAGAAACCAGACCAGcgaaggaggaaaaggcaaagaaagaccACAAGGAAAATGACAGTGAGAGTAATGTATCTGCAAAAGATGaggaagctgcaggaaaaaatcccaaagaccCGAAAGAAAAGTCTGTTGATAAGGTGAAAGAGGATACAGCAGCACCTGCTGCAGTTGACCAGCCTGAAGCAAGCAGAAGTCAAAGCCGTCACAGT CCggagtcctgtgacagggacagtggggccatcagcctgcagctcgACAGCGGTTACAAGTGCCACTGA